Within Diospyros lotus cultivar Yz01 chromosome 15, ASM1463336v1, whole genome shotgun sequence, the genomic segment AGAAGAGTGTGCTACAAAAGTATCAAATCGTGTCAGGCACTGATACTTATTGAACCCTTTCAGATTCATGTCACATTCAAACATGtcccattatttttaaaattttattttcaccaCCAAACACTTAGAGACACGTGTATCACAAGGAACCACATTTTAAgtgaaatataattttaaaataatataatatttatagaaaagttaaaaaacaacagtaaaataaaagtatatatgtatacttttaaattttaaacagtTTTACGTTAAATAATCTTAAATTTCaactctttttttattcttttttcgtcaaatgtatatatgtatcatataaatttttttattctggCCTGCCCTTGCCATATCTTGCCCTAATATTTTTGCAAATTACCACATGGACTAGTCTACCTCATGTCCTCTTCGTATTTACACTTCTAAGAAAGACATATTTGACTCATTAAATGGTAGATATACTCCTAGTCGATAAGACACTGTAATGTTCTTCACAAACTCATGCTGATCAATCAAAATACTAAGGACAGGACGTGACAGAAAGCAAAGTGGTGCCTTctctcatcatcatcacaaaTCACAAACTAGTGGATCAACTACATGAACTCTATCTATCCAGTCATCTCTATTCATGAATCATAACTACAATCATGTCTCGCACCAAAgacatgctctctctctctctctctagtctcTATGCATTATTATTGTTGAAACGCTACTTCAAAGCTGACCAAACATTTTGCCCATCTAACATCACAAAATTTGCAAGGATAAATCAGAAAACAATTGTCAGAAACCAAAATTGGTATGGTACTTCCCACATTCAAATAATATCCTAATGCCATTCCTTTGAGCAAGCATCACAACATTTACCAGAAGAGCAGATTCTAACACGTCCACTGTTTCACAGGAATCATACTAGCCAATCTTAACAGTAACGCGATGAAACAGGCGGAAAAAAAATCCAGCAAACCCCAAAAACATCAAAGTCACAAAAACATTCTCTATACCAATTAACCGCCAaatttgattgaataactaaaaGTATGCGAAGTTGAATTGATTTACCTGAACAGAAGCAGACCCGCTATCTGAAACCTCAACGGGCACGAGGAAAACCCAAGTGGTATACGAATAATACCAATTCATGCTCAGATTACAGGTGGCGCCCGACGCGACAATCGAGACGCCGGAGTTTCCGAGCTTGGCGATCGACGAGGAGACATCGACGCGGTAAATTGTGACATTGGAGATGACGAAGTGGACGTTACCCACGACCGGGATTTTGATGGTCTTCTCAATTTGGGGGATTTGGAGGGGCGTGAGTGAAGAGATTGCTTTGGTGACGAGCAAGTCCTTTACGAAGTCCAGGCCGTTTTGGGAGATGAGAAGGGAGATGAAGGATTGTTCGGTGGGTTGGAGAAGGGACTGTGTGGGAAGGAAGAGGGAGAGTGCGAGGAGAAGAGCAATAGTTGGTGACATTGGAGTTGGAgatttgggagagagagagagagagagagagaaagagggcgAGAACGGAGGGCAATCGGAGAAGACGATCTCGGTGGCCCCCCGgagaagaagagattggagaatCGGAGTAAGAAATCGAGAACCGACCCGACGTAGTATAATAACTTTcgcaaatttacaaaattttatttaaaatttatgacgATGAgcaaatttattgttattttaagtataaatattatgaattattattaattttagatacaaattattataaaatttataaatttataaaattatttgtacatgtgatattttttattaatttaatataaaaaataagttatatagTAAcgtcaaataaaatttttaatttatttaacgaGTGTTTAACAAAGACTcagtaattaaattataaaaattattttatatttttatatactcataaaaatatatttaaattaattatatattattatgtatttataacgagaataaatttataaataataatataaatatatttacaagtctattaataatttttaacaatatttaatGACTGtaataaactaataaataatttaaccaatCAATAAAGAAGAATGTTGTCGGCCCCAAAATGACCCAAATTATGCGAAGCGGGTTGAAATCTACCCATATGCTTTCTTCCGGTCGGGAcaaagtctctctctctctctctccccattcCGTTCCAATTCCGTCTCCTTTAACACACTGATGAAAGGCATTCGTAGATTGCTGCTTCTTTGACCCAAAATCGTTGGACTCTCAGGCTCGGAAACATGGCGATGCAAACTGGGATTGCGACCTCCAAAGTTCTAGTCCTCGTCGGAGCAGgtaatatacacacacatgaaTGTGTATTATCATCTGGCTGCTTTCGCCGTTCAATCTCCTTGCTTCGTTTGTATTTGGGCGCTGTAACCATAATCTTACTGGAAACTGCAATGGTTGCCTTAGTCGGGTATATACCCAATTTCGGATTTTTTCCCACGAACCCAAATGGATTCTGTATCATCAAGTGATAATCTGCACAAGAAAGAGATATTAATGATAAAGAgtggaaaatagaaaattgggCAACAGTAGTTACCTTTTCAATGAACTCTCTGAGTTCTATCTACAAATGGTTCCAAGCCCGTATAAGGGAGGAAGGTTGCGTTGGCTAGCCAACATAAAACTTCTTGGATCCAACAGCATGAATTCTATGATTGgtaagctagaattcatgtagtcaatCCCATGTGGTGGAAGGCTTgacatgttgttgttgttgttggagaGGCCCCTGTGCGAGTTGATGGAATGGACAATTAGTTAGCAAAAGAggtacaggaaaaaaaaaaaaaaaaaccttggtGGGAGACACTTAAGTTTAATATTAGGTATATGGGCCTTATAGAAGACAAGGCAATGGATAGAAATGAAGGGAAATCTTGAAATCGTGTAGCCAACCTAAAGGCTTGGTGTGTTGTTTTGTTGGTTCAGAGTACTCTGGGCACAATTGTTTTAGCTGAGTAGTTGGTAACCAATAAGTTTGGTCTCCTGCTTCAGACAAAAAGATAATGTGTGATACCTGTATATGCTATTGGAATTTGCGCATATACTTTTATCATATATTAGAATTATGGATGCAATTGAACCCTTGATACTGCCCTAATGAACTAGCACAAGGAACAGAGTCACATATTACTTCATCACCTAGTTTCACGAACTTAAAGTTAGGGAGTTTGATATAGACTATctatatcaaattatttaatgcCACAAGTATCTTATGTGAAATTATGTTAGCGAGTTTGATATAGACTATCTAAGATTACATTGTTTGTGCTCTGATATGGAGTTTTGCTTCTGTCATCTAGTTTAACATCTACTTCCATCCTTTTTTCAACTGCCCTGTAGGTTTGACTGGTTCAGTTATTTTGAGGAGTGGGCAATTGTCTGATCTCATTTCCCAGCTTTTGGAGCTAATAAAGGGTGTAAATGAAGCTGAAATCTCACCTGAAAAGTATGATAGTGCACTTCTTGCAGCTCAGGTATTATTACCATATATTGGTATCCTTTTCTTAGTGTTAGGGAACCAATCAAGCAGAAAAAAAATTGGAACAAaatctcacacacacacaagacaAAATTTACATGGTTCGGCGAAGAATGCCTATGTTCACAGCCACACTAGGtgtttttcactattttttggAAGATTACAATTACAAGAATTATGCCCACATATTTATAGACGAAAACTAGGGCAAATAGAACTCCTAATTCAAATAGGATTTCTATTCCCCCACCTGCTGACCGAGCAGTAGGACCAGCTCTTGATAGGTGTCATAAATCGAATCAGGCTCCACATCTCCAACACTTAGTTGGTAAAAAAAGATCGCagttcttgaagaaggaagtgAAACTGAATTCAGAATCAAGATACTATCATTGTTTTCCCTCCTAAATTAAGATGTTAGGAGGGAAACAAAGCACTAGTTGACAAATAATGAAAATCTAATCCTAAACTGGATATAACTTATTTATGTAACTAGAAGCCAACATTTAGTgttgaaaattgaagaaatgatATACATGCTAAGCAGAACCTTTTCTAGGTGCTAAGGTACTTTAATATTCTGGAGATctatgaagatgaagaagaggagcCCTTTTGCTACGAGGATTATATCTCAGTAGTCACCTCTATGTATgaccatatcttttgtaagatcATTATGTGCTAATTAAAATGGGAAACAAAAACACTGCGGCCTAATTCTTACTAAGCTTTGTTCAAATTAAAGGAGgaataaaacttgaaatttctaaatcttatataattataacCTTATATGATTAGAATTATAAACTTGTAAACTAAATAAGCTCTATGTCCATATACGCTTAAAAATTCCTAATGCTCTAATTTTCCTAAATAACCATAACCTTAAATAACTAGAAttgtaaaattctaaaataaatagaacTCTATCTCTATCGTACACACTTGAGCAAAATCCTGACTCTATTGTAGCTGGAGGTTTAGAATGCCAAAAGACCATTCCATCAAGAACTGCTCTCATCCATTAGGGGTCTTGGAGGAGAAGTTTAGCCTGATCTAATAtcattacttttttttttttccctaggTAATCTAATATCAGCATTTCATTTACACAGTATAGTTGCTTTTGGGTTTGGCACTATCTTTCTTACTTTGACTGTTAGTTTTACTGTTTTATGCTTTTGATAGCACCTCACTGATAAAACATATACTTAATTTAGCACAGGAGCAAAAATACTAGGTATAGATGcaaattatgtatttatatgtgcctttttttttaatgcattttttcTGTATCCTCTTTCCTTGCCTTCCCTATAAAACTATTTGATTTGTTAATGTTAGCTTAACTATTTTTATCGTTTTGATTCAATATAACTTGTATGATTATTTCTTATTGGGAAGAGAAAAGAATATTCCCTTGGCTCCAAGATCCACCACTCCCATGCATATCTTTAATTTCCTTTGCTCTGCTAGCAAAATAACGTTGCATATTCAAATACTTTCCACAAAATTAGGTACGTAAGAAAAGCAAAGAACTTGAGCTGTGTGGTATACCATCACCATGCAATTGGCCATAGTTTTTATATTTccatctttaatttaaaaaacatcATTGTGACCCTTtgtcttcctcctcctccttctttttGCTTGGAGGGCGGATGATCTGGTATGCAAAGCTcctaaacaacaaataaaattcttcAAACTTTGTTAGGTACTCAGCAATCCCTTTTGTTACCAACTAGAATTAATCCAGCTTTTACTCAACTAGACATTTCATTGGCATTGGCATTTGTTACTTTAAATGAACAAAGgcaagaatttgaattttgtggcTAGTCCCACCCAGGCTTTAATTTGGTTACGTAGGACACGTAGGACACATTAGTTTCAGATTAGTCGATTTAGAAAGCCTGTAGGAAAGATTGCAAAGTATAAAATACATGTTAAGGTTCCAATATTATTCTGATGTGTAGTTTTACTGGTTTCTGCCATCAGATTCGACAATTGGCACAAGAGATCAGGGAACTAACTGCAGCCCGTCCTATAACTATTTTCAATGGAAACTCTACCTCCACTGGtatgtaatttaatttcttccttcctctttgcCAAATGTAATGGCTCCCAACTTGGAATCTCTATCCCTCCTTCACTTATGCATGCTTCATTTTGAGAGTTATGCACTACATCGCCTTGGTTATGGAGTTCCAGTGGAGAAGCTCCATGAATATAGACTATTCAGATAATTTTCTGTGTCAACAGGGAGTTTTGCTTCTTATTTGCTTCCGGCTGCTGCACTTGGAGCTATGGGATATTGTTACATGTGGTGGAAGGCAAGATTTTATCAGTGATCTTGGAaactttttttcttaaaaaaaaaatgttttcatgaCGTTCTGTTCTATTCTATTTGATGTGGCCCTTGTGAGCTTATTTATGGTCGTTAAGCTTGCTGTACCCAGTTAATCTGTTTCCTTAATGCAGGGCTGGTCCATATCCGATGTTATGTTCGTAACAAAGCATAATATGGCAAATGCTGTTGCAACTGTATCAAAACAGCTAGAGCATGTGACTGAAGCATTGTCTGTAAGTAGGATAATGGCCTGATGTGGAAACTGCTTTCTGTTGTTGAAGCACTTTAGTTACAGTGTTGAAGTTCTTTTGACTTTGGCTTCTATTGATTCTGCAGTCCACAAGAAGGCATTTGACAAAAGGACTGGAAAACCTGGATTGGAAGCTGGATGAGCAGAAGGAAACATCTAAGCTCATTGCAAATGATGTGGGTAACATTTTTATGGTTCTGATCATGATGCATGATTTTGTGTAAAATCTGTAATTGAAATGGAGAGAGATCCTTTTGGCCCAAAGCAAGGGGGTCTTATTATCACATGCAAAGTACTCCAGTTCCACTTTTTCCCATGGTTCATACAGTATGATTAATAGACAACAAAATTTTCCTTGCGCCAAGAACATCACTGACTTCGAGGTCCATGTGCATCTCTATGCCAGGCTGTAGTGTAGAGTTTTGGGATATAGTTTCAAGAGAATATAGATTACAGGCTCTTCAACACCTGGATGACTGAGAAGTCTCTTCCTTCAAGctgaataaataataaataaataaactcacTAATGGTGGACATGCCTGCCCTTCCTGCTCCACCCTGTACTTCATTACACTGTTTTATGGTAGAAAAATGGCTTGCTTCGTTGTATTTCCTTATTTTGACATCATGTCTCTCTCCCCTGGGCACTCCTATACAAAAAGGGCAGGTCAATACAAAATGGCCCTCTGCCATCCTGTCTAGGGAGGGACCTTTACAAGCAAAAAGTTTGCTTTCCTGTGCTTTGAACTGTGGTGCCCTGGGTTGCACTGAAGCAAAACAAAGTCAGAGctatgccaaaaaaaaaaaaaaatccactcCTGGTTCTGTATTGCCATATTGCCTGTTTTAGATATACTAATTCTATTTAATCTCAAAATGTTTTTGgacaaaagaatgaaaaatgaatgtCTAATATATGGAGAGATTTGACCTTGGCACTCCTTTATGCTTTGCATTGTAGTGTTATGGATTATGTAATTTTGGGAAGAGGAGAAGTTTTATAGATTTTGTAATGGATGAGTTTCGTGGAATGAATGGAAAAATGAACTAATAGAGTTGGGGCTGGGTATAAGATTGTCAATACCAGCTTGAATGTGAATTTTGTTGGAAACAGAAGGCTAACTATCACATGATTCTAAATTTGAAAGCAGGTTGAAGCTagaaatatatgtatgtgttgatatttgttttgttaattgcGTTAGTGTTGGAGTCTAGAGGACAATGATATCTTGACTTGGACCATGGGGAATACTAAATAATACTAGttcacttattttcttttgcaatttgttTGTCTGTGGTTAAGTGAAGTTCACTCAATGTTTGTCTGCAGGTAATTGAGGTGAGATCAGACCTCAGTCAAATTGGTTATGATATTGAAATAATCCATCAGATGGTGAATGGGTTGGTAAGTTAGTATGTCTTTTGAAGTGTGCCCAAATTGCTAAATTTGGATGAAGATATTAGGATGATTACttttctgaatttttaattgttgacTAACTCAACAGGAGGGAAAGATCGAGCTTCTTGAAAACAAGCAGGTTTTTACCCATTTGATCCCGTAACAAGAACATACAAACCTCCCGTTTATTTGATTTATCCTTGGTTGCTTTCTCAACATCATGCAGGATATGACTAATTCTGGTCTGTGGTATCTTTGCCAAGTAGCTGGAGGCATCAAAGATGGGCCAAGTACTAACGTTTTAAAGGTCTGGTGTTCTATTATATATGCTTGCAATGCTTTTTCTTTACTTGGGGAAATTATTGATAAATTGTGCAAATGCTCAAACTAACCAACAATTTGGGACCTAGATATTTATGTGAATTATTAGAAAGCTTTGGGTGGCCAAAtgtgaatttttatcttttgcttAGGGGTGTAAATGAGCGGAATTTAGCTTTGTTTGGGCTTGGCTCGTTTACTTCTAAAGGCATTCAAGATTGGGTCACTTATGAGCTGAGCTCTATAAGGAATGTTCAAACTCTGTTCATGAATAATTTTTCATGTTGAGGCTTGGCTCATTTAAGCTAAACAAGCCAAATTTACACTTGTTATCAAGCTTGTTCATGAACAAGAAATTTTTGAGTTCGTTCATGAATAAGTTATTGAGGTTGTTCATGAGTAAGAAGTTATATAGCTTGTTCATGAACAAGAAATGAGTTTATTCATTGAAGTCGTTCATGAACAAGGAGTTATAGAGCTTGTTCGTGAACAAAACAAGAAACGAGTTTGTTCATGAACAAAAACACAATCATTTATAGATCATAGATTTCAAcctaagacaaaaaaaaaagaaactaaaccCTAAAACATCTTAGAGATATATATACACTCTTATTAAATGAACAAACAAACGAGTTTTTAATGACctttaaatgaattataaacAAACTTATTCGTGAACACAAACAAGTTGAATAGGCTTCTGTTCGAGCGTCAGCTAGTAAATGAGCTGTAACTTTTTGATTGAATTCATTTATTTGCTTAATAAGTGAGCATAAACAAGCTCAAATTGAACTCGTTCATTAGTTATTCATCAAACGTATTAGTTTGTTTACACCCCTACTTTtgctaaaacaaaattaattgcAGTCACACCCCCCTCCCCCTTTCATTGTCATTACTCAATCAGTAATAATTACAGCTTGATATTTCAAATTGAGCTTGGTTTGGTacatggattttttttttttttggctaaatggTTTGATACATGgattaaacaaatataatttgATGGAAGTGAGTGATCATAAAATTTTGGATCACACTGTCTGAAATTGAACACGTGAGAGTAAAAATAGAGTACTGAGCAATGCTAGCAGAAAAGGTCTGGAATTTGTTGTCGACCAACCTCACTAAGTGAAGATTTCTGGCACTGCTACTAGCTATTAAAAAGCTGGTCAACAGCAACAACctcccttcttccttctttttatatatattttgtgtagatgtacttttcttgttttgtggaagaagaaaatgagacgAACATATTTTGATTTCATATGCTGAAGTATTCAAAATTGTAATGAGGCTTCTCTATATTATGTCATGGGCTTATTTCTTCAAGCAGAAGAAAAGGTTTCCTGATGCGTTACCAGAATCAACCACTAGTTAACGTCACTCTGTTGCTggcttctttctttctttctggaCTAGCCTGTGGCAGTGAATGTTGTTAGGTTTATGTAACAGAATTGTACAGTAGATAAGAGTGCATGGATGCTCCTTGTGAATTGGGAACTTGTGGTGGAAATTTTGACCTTAGTTTACGTTCTAGCCTTGTATCTAGCAAAAGAGGTTGGGGAAGACCAAGAACAATTTGGTAGGAGACACTTAGGCATGATATAAGgaccttatagaagataagacCATAGAAATGACGGACAAGTTAGAATTCATCTAGCCTGACTTCAtataaaggcttgatatattgttttAAGTCTTGGCCTTCTATATGTTTGCTAGGCATGCACAAACAATACaagtaaacacatttttatttcCTGGAGTTCTGCCAATTGAGCTGTTAGTTTGTCATCCATCCTCATCAACTTGTTATGGGATTTGAActttttggttgtaattggacaGGATGTTGAGGCCAAGTTAACAGACAATTCAAAATTGACAGTCGAAGGGAAATCGCTGAAGGTATGTTGAGCTTGTTGATTCATTTTTCGTTGCCAGAATTCACATCCATTTCGCAACTTAGACTGTTCAACAATGGTCTTTCAGGGGCTCCAGTTCATAGTTGAATCAAATGAGCCAAGTCCAGTAGAGAAACCAAACAAAATTATTGATGCCACAAACAATCCTGCCAAAGGTATTTCAACCATGAAAACAAGAATTCACAGGTCCTATCCAGTTGGAATTGCTGCGGCTCGGGATTTCTTGGGTGCAGGCATGTGATTTTTGTTATAAACTCAAAGTATAAGCCCGGGCTATCAATTTCGGGAAGCGGTGTTCCCCCAATacaatttttgttataaaacgACACATACACATGTTGAGCCTCAATCTGGCTACGTGGGATCGACTAATCTCTTATTCTGTATGATTGTTGAAAAGTAGCATGTATTGGTTTCAGCTGTACAACCATCTGGGGACTATGGTGGTTGAGCTTGATTTGTTCATCTCATTTCTATAAAATATGGGTGTATTCAAATAAGGACTCTTATTCTCTTTGTTTCTGTTAGTGCTTGATTGTCATTAACTGTAGAACTTTTGTTCCCGTGAGAAGGTACTTCTGAGTAATACATTGTGAATGCATTGATTGATTCATAGTGAATGCATTGTTGGCATTAACTGAGTAATATGCTTCCTTTTTTGACCTGAAGCACTCTTACTAATCCAACAAAGATGAAAAAGAACAATGAGACGTCTAGATGACAAAAAATACTAATCCAAACTCGATGTATTGGCATTCATGTAGATTATCAGTAACATAACATTTACAAAGGAAAGCCAAAGCCATTTAGAAGCAGCCACTGCATTCAATATACAATTAATTCAACACAACAAACAAACTGATGATGCCCTCTTGACTCAGTCAAGAACCCAATTTTGAGCTCGCACTGCCTGCTGCAGCAGCATCAGGTGATAGTAGCAATGAAGCATCTTTGCATTTGATGTCTCCCTTGCTTCCTCCAGCAGCCTGAGCCTGCTTCTGCCTCTGCCTCTTGTCTTTCTCATCTTCCCACGAcccatctctcttgctcgcctAGGCCAAAACGAAGCACGCGTAAGCAGATGATACAGTCAAATGCTAAACTATTCACGGCAATGCAATGCAACGGTCTACCTGCGGGCAGTGGTAGCTTGGAGCGGTTTTTCGTTTCGATATGCTTCTGGTGGCTCTGAGGCGACTCCTAGTCTGTCCAGAGTCATCCTTATCCTCTACCGTTGCAGAAACTGAAACGCTATCGATCTGAACCGACACTTCATTAGATCCGCAGCTCTCCTTTTCTTCCCCCGCCACATCGAAAAGCCTCTTCCTGACCATCGATCTATGGGTGATGTTCATTTGCTCGAGCTGCTTCCATGCATGGTTCTCGAAAGGGGAGCTTTCTGGAAGCCGAGTGGCCATCCACCGCTCCAGCCAGCTCCAGCCGACGTTAGTCTCAACGCCTTCCGATCTGGTCTGGTTCTTCTTCGAACAGATTCGTAGCTGTGGAACAGACCGAATGAAGCAGAATTATCTCGCTGTTGGATGAAGAATTTTCTAGTTTCATTTGATCTACCTGTTGGGAAAACGCATAAGCCAACGCTCTCTCGCGCCTGGTCGTCGCCTCCAGCCTGTTCTGAATTCTCATCTTCGATATGTTGCTGCTCACGGTGCTATCATCCCAATCTTCCtacaaaaatcaaattcaatcGTTTGATAACGCCTCAAATTTTCTATGttcttttctcttgatttctatATGTAGTAATTCGATCGATCCTAACGTGCAGAAGCTGGAGCTTCAAGGAGGTCTAATTCACCTCTAATTCATTCTCTTACCTTTGGCTTTAACATCGGAACCCTGGTTTTCTGCTGTGAACGGTGCTGGATCGTCGAAATCTCTTCTCGAGTTGAGAATACCTCAGTCGAATTTCCGGTTTGAACTTCAATCGATGTCCCAACGGATGGTGCGCTCGCACTTCCATCCACTGACCTGATCGCTTCGTTTCTCCGCCTAGCCTGTAATTCCGCCAGGAAATGGCCGGTAAGAAACCCAAATTTCGAATTCTAAATCAAAACGCAGATATCTTTGTGACTGTGAATTCACCAGGAAGTGTCTAAATGCCGATTGGATCACTATCGCTGCATCGTCTCGGCGAAAAAGCTTCGCAGTTGagttcttcttctcctttgccATTTCTTCTTTGCTCTGAATTTCACTTCTTTCAGCTAATTCCTCTGCAATTGGCTGTGTCACAGTGGCCTCGGAGCTCTCCAGACATGGCTGAGCAATGGATGCTTCCGAGCTCTCGAGCACCGAATGTGTAATGGTTGCAGCAGAGCTCCTTGCGAAGGCTGAATCTGAATCTTCCTCAGCAAGAACTGAATTGAACTCATCTCCACAGAGATAAGTTCTCACTGAGCTCCTCCATTTTCTCTTTTCCACTGAACTGTTCTTTGCCTAATCAAAGAGAATCAGCATATACGGAGTAGATAAGCTTAAGAATCGAAGAATTGAATATATGGCTATGTAAAATCTAGAAACGGAACTCAAACTCACTTTACTCTTGAAGAAAACACTTCTCACCAGCTCCCCAGTAATGCCCATCTCACTTGAGCAATCGCAAACGCAGAATTCTCAAATGGGTTGCTTCAACCCCTCTCAAAAGCCACTATAAATCACTGGTGCTTCCTGCTGTGATCCAACAAAAGTTGAAGTTACTCAGCTTTGTGAGCTTCACCTGTCTGCACACTATAAAAGCTTAAAAACATCAAGTATTGcctaaaaacaaataatatatcaacTTTTGTTTTACTGTGTGGAGTTAATTAGATGAATTTTAGGTAGttctctaattatttttatttgtgaacTTATCTTTCTTAAGGCttttataattcttgtttatttaaaacttatgttatttgattttatgcaatatttttaattttatttgagtttgaGAAATAGCAACCCACACAAGTGATTCTTATTTGCTAGAATTAACCACATGTTAGAATTAAGCCACAGGATCTGCAAGAACTGCGCAGCTTTAGAGCTGGAATTGGAGGCTTCAAATCACAGAAATAAACAAAGACTATAAAAGTGGAGAAGTGGGAAGGTGTTTATTGCTTTTGTGTTGCTTTTTGCACATGTTTCCTAGCAGATTAGCCTCACAAAGTTTGCTTGCCACTGGGGCTATGTCTATTCCTTCTTGTACC encodes:
- the LOC127791879 gene encoding uncharacterized protein LOC127791879, with translation MAMQTGIATSKVLVLVGAGLTGSVILRSGQLSDLISQLLELIKGVNEAEISPEKYDSALLAAQIRQLAQEIRELTAARPITIFNGNSTSTGSFASYLLPAAALGAMGYCYMWWKGWSISDVMFVTKHNMANAVATVSKQLEHVTEALSSTRRHLTKGLENLDWKLDEQKETSKLIANDVIEVRSDLSQIGYDIEIIHQMVNGLEGKIELLENKQDMTNSGLWYLCQVAGGIKDGPSTNVLKDVEAKLTDNSKLTVEGKSLKGLQFIVESNEPSPVEKPNKIIDATNNPAKGISTMKTRIHRSYPVGIAAARDFLGAGM
- the LOC127791878 gene encoding protein IQ-DOMAIN 33, giving the protein MGITGELVRSVFFKSKAKNSSVEKRKWRSSVRTYLCGDEFNSVLAEEDSDSAFARSSAATITHSVLESSEASIAQPCLESSEATVTQPIAEELAERSEIQSKEEMAKEKKNSTAKLFRRDDAAIVIQSAFRHFLARRRNEAIRSVDGSASAPSVGTSIEVQTGNSTEVFSTREEISTIQHRSQQKTRVPMLKPKEDWDDSTVSSNISKMRIQNRLEATTRRERALAYAFSQQLRICSKKNQTRSEGVETNVGWSWLERWMATRLPESSPFENHAWKQLEQMNITHRSMVRKRLFDVAGEEKESCGSNEVSVQIDSVSVSATVEDKDDSGQTRSRLRATRSISKRKTAPSYHCPQASKRDGSWEDEKDKRQRQKQAQAAGGSKGDIKCKDASLLLSPDAAAAGSASSKLGS